TACAACTTTTTACTGATAACCCTGCTCTACTGATAACTTCACGGTAAGTTGTTCCAAAACTATCACTTGCAGCATAACTATAAATTATGCTGCCACAGGAACATTTGCTAGCCTACCATCTTCCATATAAACAATGCGATCGGCTATGTCTAAAATCCGGTTGTCGTGAGTTACTAAAAGAATAGTACAACCTTGCTCTTTAGCTAGCTTCTGCATCAAATTAACCACATCTCGACCAGATTTGCTATCTAACGCTGCTGTTGGTTCATCCGCAAGGACAATTTTTGGATGACTTACTAATGCACGAGCGATCGCTACTCGTTGTTTTTGTCCTCCCGATAAATCATTTGGGTAATAATTAAGACGATTCCCCAACCCTACCATCTCTAACATCTCGGCGGCGCGAGTGTACATTTCTTTTGGTGAAAGTCCGTCATGTAGTTCCAACCCCATCCTGACATTTTGTACAGCAGTCAAGCTACCGTGCAAATTATGCGCTTGGAAGATATAACCATTATTACGTCGCGCTAGTGTCAGTGCTTTGTCATTAGCACCACACAGTTCTCTTCCCAACACCCGCAAACTCCCTTCTTGAGCAGAACGCAACCCACCAACTAAGGTTAATAGGGTAGTTTTGCCAGAACCAGAAGGGCCTGTCATGATCACAATTTCACCAGCGTTAATTTCTAAATTAATATCAAATAACGCTTGTTTGCAGAGTTGTCCTTTACCAAAGTAGTGATTCAGATTTTGAACAGAAATGACCATATTTAGTTAGTGGTTAGTGGTTACTAAATAATCACCAAACGACCAATGACAATTGACAATTGACAATTGACAAATTTAAAACATATCTGCGGGATCAGCAGCTAAGACTTTGCGAGTAGCGATCGCTCCTGAAATCATACACATAACTATCGTCATAATTAACACTTGCAAGGCTCGGGCCAAGGTCATGTATAGTGGCAAATTTGTCGCACTCCGGGTAAGGGCGTAGAGTCCCGTAGATATGGCAAATCCAGGTAAAAAACCTAACGCTGCCATAATGATGGCTTCTTCAAATACCACACTCAACAAGTACCTATTTTGATAACCCATAGCTCTGAAGGTGGCGTATTCTTTCATATGAGCGTTGACGTCGGTGGAGAGGACTTGATAAACGATAATCACCCCGACTATAAATCCCATTGATACACCCAAACTAAAGATAAAGCCGATCGCAGTGTTGGTTTGCCAGTAATATTCTTCAAATTTGACAAATTCTTCTTTAGTTAAAACTTTGACATCTTGCTCATTTTCAAGATATTTTTGCAAAGTTGTTGCTACTTGTTGCGGGTCATAACCTGGTTGAACTTGAATTAATCCTAAGTTGACGCTACCTGCTTCTTTTCTAGGAAATAACCGCAAATAGTTCTGGTCGCTAGTAATTAAACTACCATCAGCGATAAAGGAAGCCCCAACTTTAAATAACCCACTGACAGTAATTGTCCGGCGTTCGATTTCAGTAGTGACGGTTTTACCTTGCTCAATTTGAGCGATCGCTTCTTGGTAGTCTCCCCTCGAACCACGATCAAATAAGACGGTATCTGGTAGTTTAATTTTATTCAGTTGGCTATTGACTTCTGGTAAATTAAATGCTATTTGATCTGGATTGAAGCCAATTACCAAAACCATTGTCTCTTTGCGAGTTTGGGGATTCTTCCAAGAGACGGTGTTGATGTACATCGCTTCTGCTGACTTCACCCCTGGTACGTCCATTGTTTGGAATAGTCGCCGCCGAGTAAATGTTGATAAATTGGCGATGTTACGCGCTTGGGGATTAATTAAAACAATGTCTGCTTCTAAACTGCGATGCAATCTGGTGTTACTGTTGTATAGAGCTGCTTGGAAGCCTGTTTGCATAAACATTAATAGGTCAGCGAAGGCAATGCCTGATAATGCTACGAGAAAACGACTTTTATGACGGTTGAGTTGCAGCCATCCTAAAGGTGTGCGTCGCTGTAATTGCTGAATAAATCCAATCATGATCGCTTTGTATTAAGTCATTTGTCATTGGTCATTGGTTATTGGTCAGTAGTTGGTAGTTAGTGGTTAGTGTTTAGTGGTTATTTCCTCACTCTCCCCCTTGTCCTCCTTGTCCTCAATCCTTGATCCCTGATCCCCAATCACTGCCTTCACTTGCAGATTGGTAAATTTTGCTGCTTTCTGGGTGGAGGCTTGGTCTAACTGTGCGTGGACTTCTACGACTCTGGCGTCAATGTTGCTGGAGGGATCGCTGTTGATGACGTTTTGTCGTTGGATTTGCCAGCCAATTCTTTCTACAGTTGCGTACAATTCACCAGGAATAGAGTCACTTTCTAAGCGGACTTTTTGCCCGGGATGCACTTTACTAATATCACTTTGGTAAACTTCTACTACTGCATACATCTGGTTTGTTTGCCCTATTTCGGCGATGCCGTCATTAGATACTAATTCACCTGGACGGGTGTATATTTTGAAAACCTGACCATCTTGAGGCGATTGCACGTAAGCTTGTTTTAAGTTGGCTTCTGCTCTTTTGACAGACGCGATCGCTTTATTTACTTCCGCTTGGACTGCTGCTATATCCACAGGGCGAACTTCGGCGATGCGATTGAGGGTAGCTTTACCTGATTCGATTTGTTTTTGTCCAGATGCTTGAATGCGTGTCAGGTTTGCTCTTGCTTCTGCTAATTGTTCTTGCAAAGATTCTTCTATGCGCTTGAGGTTTGCTTTGGCCTCTGCTAGTTGTTGTTGTGCTGTTTGCCAAGTCAGGCGCTTGCTATCCTGGGAGGATGCCGAAATCGCTCCTTGTTGATACAACTTTTGATAGCGCTGGTATTCGGCTTGGGCATTATCTAGCTGTGCTTGCAACTGAGCAATAGTTGCTTTTTGGGCTTCGATTTGTGTGTTTTTTTCTGCTTCCAGACGCGCGATTGTGGCTTTTTGGGCTGTGATTTGGGTTTCTCTTTCTACTTGCAGCCGATCAATCTCTGCTGTCTGGGCGGCAATTTCACCTTGCTTTGCACCTGCCTTAACTTGCAACAGATTAGCTTGGGCTACTTGTACTGCTTCTTTGGCTTCTTCTAAGGCAGCTGCTAGGCGATCGCGACTGTCTAAAATTGCGACTATTTGTCCTGTTTTGACTGTATCCCCCTCTTGCACCAACAATTGTTCTACCCGACTCCCTTCTGAGGAAGCAGGTGCGGATAGTTTGATCACTTCTCCCTTTGGTTCTAATCTACCCAAAGCTGTGACTGTTTTGACTTCTGGTAGTTGCACTAACTGTTGTTGTGCTTTCTGTTGTTCAGCACTCCGAGACTGCTGAAGCGTGTAAACACTGATGCCACCTATAGTTAAAGTTACAACTGCTGCGATCGCAATTGACGGACGAAATATCGATTGTGGGAAGAAAGAACCCTCTTTGATGTTTTGCAGCATAGCATCTTTGCCCCAAAACTAAACTGTTTAGTTTTATAATATAACTAGACTAAACCGAACAGTTTAGTTTTGCAAGTACTATAATGTAAATAAACTAAACTGTATCGTTTAGTCATATTCCTTGCAGTTTCTTGATAAACACGGCACGACAAATATTAGGGAAAAGGTTAAGGGTTAACCTCTGGCTTTTTCAGAAATACTATTGTCGTGTGCGTGTTTCTCTCTTTAAGCATCACAATCTATAGACAAAAATTTATAGAAAAAATAAGGTGCTAGGGGTTTAGGGTGTAAAGATATAAGGGAGAAAGGGTGTGGGGTGTAGAGGAAGAGAAATTTTGCTCCTTGATTGTAAACTCTGTTCATGGTGTCTCTTATAGAAGTCGGGATGCATGTGAAAGGAATGAAATTTTCCTTTACCCCTTACCCTAATATCTCTGGTACATAGCAGGAATGAGTAAAAAATGATACGTGTAAAAGCAAATGAAATTGAGCGTGAGAGTTCACCTGAGAAAGTAGAACAAATTCTCCAAGGAGCAATGCAGGAATTTCTGGCGCATGGCTTTGCTGGTACAAGTATGGATAGGGTAGCAGCAGCAGCAGGCGTTTCTAAAGCTACTGTTTACAGCCACTTTGCAGATAAAGAGGGGCTATTCAAAGCATTAATCGAGCAACTAGCACGCAAGAAGTTTCAGTTGATATTTGGTAGCGAACCTTTAGAAGGGGAACCACTACAAGTTTTGCGCCAGGTAGGAACTAGAGCTTTAGAACAGATGAGTACTGACCAAGAACATTCTGCGTTTATGCGTGTGTTAATTGGGGAATCTGGTCGCTTCCCAGAGTTAGCTCAAATTTGTGTGAATTCAATGATTAAGCCAACCTTGGATGCTCTCAATCAATATTTAGCATCTCATCCAGAACTGAAAATAGCAGATTCAGAGGCAATGGCGAGAATTTTACTTGGATCTTTAGTGCATTTCCATATTACGCAGGAAGTGCTGCATGGTGAGAATATAATACCAATGAAAGGCGATCGCATCATTGACACTATAATTGATTTGCTTGAGAAATCTGTTCAATCCTCATGATCTCTGCTCGTAGGTTTTGCCGAGCAGATGATTCAAATTTATTAAACATCAAGTCTGTCAGGTAAATGCGATCTCTATGTAAAAACTGCCGCAAAACTTGCTTTCTCCCTGCAAGATACTCTACATCTGGCATCCAAAGATATTCCTGACGAATTAAAAGTGCATATTGATGGTAGCGTTGGGGATTGCTACCTAAAATTTCTAAATCTGCATCCAAGAACACTTGAGCATCAAAATCATCTGGTTCGGCTTGATCATGCTTGGTGTTTAAAATTAGACTTATAACTCTAGCAATAATACTATGAGGAATTTGCAGCGAACCTAAAACTTCAAGAGCATAACTAGCACTCTGTTGTTCATTATCTTGTGTCAGAGTATTATACACTACATCATGAAACCAAACCGCAAGTTGAACAGGAGGCAAATCTTGAACCTGGTTTTGTAATGTCTCTATTGTAGAGAGTACATAGTAGATGTGTTCTAAGGTGTGATAATAGCGACCCGGAGCAGAATAAGCTGCAACTAGTTGCGAAAAGGCTTCTTCAGCAACAGTTTGTTCTACTTGAAAAGATTGGAGTAACTGCCACCACTTAGTGAACAAATCATAATTAATTTTTACCACTACTAGTAAAAGTACGGTGAATTATTAATTTATAGATCAACTTTAACATTACCTTAATCCCCATTTGGTTATGAATTGGTATGTTCATTTTGCATGGACAAATTACCTAGAAACGAATTAATTAATACTACTAAGTGGGGCAATATGAAACTGATGGATGGTGATCGCTTGCTACCAATTCGGTGCAGACGGCGAGATTTTTTACTGGGTGCAGGATTCTTCACAGGGTTAGCAGTAGCTAGTCAATGGCGTCCAGTAATAGCGCAACCAAGGTTTTCTAGCTATCCTTTCAGTCTTGGTGTGGCCTCTGGTGATCCATTACCCAATAGTGTAGTGTTATGGACACGTCTAGCGATCGACCCACTTCATGGTGGTGGAATGCCACCAGAAAATATCGTAGTGCGGTGGTTGATTGCCCTTGACAAAAACATGACCAAGATAGTGCGACGTGGGCAAACCTTGGCAACTCCTGAACTAGCCCACTCAGTACACGTTGATGTGCGCGGATTAGAACCTGATCGTTGGTATTGGTATCAATTCCGGGTGGGTAATGAAGTTAGCCCAATTGGGCGGACTCGCACAGCGCCAGCCTTGAATACCTCTATCCCACAACTAAACTTTGCTTTTGCTTCTTGTCAAGATTGGCAAAACGGCTACTACACAGCCTACAAGCACATGGCGGATGAAGAACTCGATCTAGTGGTGCATTTAGGTGACTATATTTACGAGTACGAGGCCCAACCTGACAAGCTACGCCAGCATATTGGTTCTGAAATTCTTACCCTAGAAGACTATCGTAACCGTCACGCCCAGTACAAAACTGACCCAAATCTGCAAGCTGTTCATGCCAAGTTTCCTTGGATTGTTACCTGGGATGATCATGAAGTGGAAAACAATTACGCTGGTTTGATACCAGAAGACAATCAAAGTCAGGAAGCCTTTGTGACTCGGCGGGCTTACGCTTACCAAGCTTACTACGAACATATGCCGCTACGCCGCTTTTCGTTGCCTAAAGGGCTTGACATGCAGTTATATCGACGCTTTACTTTTGGTGATTTAGCTGAGTTTAACGTCTTGGATACCCGTCAATATCGGACTGATCAGCCTTGTGATGACGGACTTAAGCCCCGTTGCTCCCAAGCTTTGGCTGAAGAAGCTACGATGACAGGCAAAGAACAACAGCAGTGGTTACTCAAAGGTCTAGATAACTCATCAGCACGCTGGAATGTGATTGCTCAACAAGTTATGTTTGCTGAATACGATTTTGATCCTCGTCCAGAAACAGGACTGTTCAACATGGATCAGTGGGATGGTTACGTAGCTGCACGGAATCGCATTTTGAATTTTTTAGCTCAACGCCGACCTTCCAACCTAGTAGTGATTAGCGGAGATATCCATTCTAGTTGGGTACATGACCTCAAAGTAAACTTCAAAAACCCAGACTCAGCTACAGTCGGTACCGAATTTGTGGGAACCTCAATTACATCAGATTTTTCCACCGAATTTATTTCTCCAATCAAAGCTGCTTTGAGTGACAATCCCCACACTAAATTTTTTGATGGTGCTTATCGGGGTTATGTCCGTTGCAATCTCACACGCGATCGCTGGCAAAGTGATTACCGTGTTGTCTCAACAATTACTGAGCAAAACGCCTCTATCAGTACCCTAGCTTCGTTTATAGTTGAAAATGGTCAACCAGGCGCACAAAAAATTTAAATAACTACTCTATACCCTGTGCCAAATTTATCTTATCGTGTATACACAAGTTATACCAATTCAAATAATGTTTGCGACAGATAACCCCACCCTCCCCTTAGAAAGGGGAGGATTGGGGTGGGGTGTTATATAATCCATATGTTGTATTCTTTTTTCAAATTGGTATTAAATTTATCCCCCTTCATCCCCCTAAATCTTGAGGGGAAACAACAAATCAAGTCCCCTCCCCTTATGAATATACGGCTGGCGAATAGGGGGACAGAACCCATAATAAAATACCAGAGGAGAAACAAGAACTTGTCTCGTGCGAAATCATTGTACTTCTTCTACCTTCTATAACACCCCTTTGGAACTGGGGATCAACCCAGCACGACGGGGATCAATCTCCATTGCCATCCGCATCGCCCTCGCAAATGCCTTAAATGTGGCTTCAATAATGTGATGAGAATTAATCCCATCCAACTGACGAATGTGCAGCGTCATCTGACTATTACCTGCCAAGGCGACAAAAAATTCTCGTACTAGCTGGGTGTCATAAGTCCCAACTCGCTGGGTAGGAATTTGCAAACCGTAGCTGAGATGAGGACGACCCGAAAAATCCAGTGCTACCTGAATTAAGGCTTCATCAAGAGGTGCAAGAAAATTACCAAACCGGACAATGCCTTTTTTGTCACCTAATGCTTTGCTGATAGCTTTTCCTAAGGTAATGCCTACATCTTCGTTGGTATGATGGTCATCAATGTGCAAGTCTCCTGTGGCTTGGATATCCAAGTCTATTAGTCCGTGGGAGGCAATTTGATGTAGCATGTGATCTAAAAATGGAATACCTGTAGCTGCATTACAAACTCCTGTACCATCCAAATTAATCGTAACCTGGACATCTGTTTCCTCCGTAGTGCGATGTACAGAAGCAATACGGGGAGTTTGTGTGAGGTTGTTGGGTGAAGATAGAGTTTGGCGATCGCTGATTTGCATAGTATTTGGTTAGTGGTTAATAGTTAGTGGTTAGTGGTTAGTGGTTAGTGATTTACTACTAACTACTAACCACTAACTACTAACAAATTCTTACATTCCCATAATTTCATATCCTGCATCAACATACAGGACTTGTCCTGTAATTCCACTTGCCAAGTCGCTACACAAGAACGCTGCTGCATTACCTACCTCGATCTGTGTGACGGTGCGTCCCAAGGGAGCTACTTGCTCGACATGATGAATCATATCTAAAATACCGCCAACGGCACTAGAAGCTAAAGTACGGATTGGCCCGGCGGAGATGGCATTGACGCGGATATTGGCAGAACCGAGTTCTGCTGCTAAATAACGCACACTAGCTTCTAATCCTGCCTTGGCAACTCCCATCACATTATAGTTAGGAACTGCTCTTACGGCTCCTAAATAAGAGAGAGTAACTATGCTTCCACCTGCGATCATCAAAGGTTTAGCTGCACCAGCTAGTTGCACCAAAGAATAGGTGCTGACATCTAAAGCTGTACGAAATCCTTCACGAGAGGTTTGGCTAAAGTCTCCACTCAAATCATCTTTATTGGCAAAGGCAATGGAATGGATGAGAAGGTCCAACTTGCCCCATTTATCGCGGATCGTCTCAAAAGTAGATTGAATCTGTTCGTCATCTTGGACATTGCAAGGGAGAAACAGACTTGGGTTGAGAGGTTCGACAAGTTCAGCAACCTTTTTCTCCATTTTGCCACGCTCATCTGGTAGGTAGGTGATCCCCAAGTTAGCTCCGGCTTTGTGCAGTTGTTGGGCAATACCCCAGGCTATAGAGCGGTTGTTGACAATGCCTGTAACAAGGGCATTTTTTCCAGTCAGATCCAGCATAGAAATTATTGATGTGATGTTTCATTAGGAGCATACATGAATCTGAGCTTGGTTTGTCTTCGTTTTATAAATTTGATTTTTGATTGTACTTCAGGGTAGATGTAACAGAAGAGACTCTATCTTGCACCAACTAAAATTGGATACAAACTGCTTCTTTTAAAGATGAATGATCAAAAGGATTTTTAAACAGAGTAAAGGTTTTAGAAAAAGATATTTTTCTTTTGTAAGTAACTAAATTTATTTGTGGTTTCCCTTGCGTCTCCATTACCCTAAGTTTTTACATCCGTATTTTCAACATCCATCGTGCCAAAATTGCTTTTTACCATCAATTTACCATTTTATGTTTTCATAAATTCTCTATGAATCTTACTTTTTTCTTAAAAAACTTATTGTCTACAATTTTGGAAGTACCTAACAAAAAGTACTAGATTCCTGCACTACAAATTTTGTATCATGTTAAACAAACATCAATTAGATAAAGGGTTAAGTATAGGAAAGTACAGAAAGGTTGACAATGTTTTATTGAATTTTCGAGTGTATTCTTAGGAAATCCATATTCGTTTTTCTGGCATTGGGTAGGGGAAGGGAGATAGATGATCGTGACACAAGATAAAGCCCTAGCAAATGTTTTTCGTCAGATGGCGACTGGAGCGTTTCCGCCAGTGGTGGAATCGTTCGAGCGCAACAAGACGATCTTTTTCCCCGGCGATCCTGCTGAAAGAGTTTATTTTCTCTTAAAAGGTGCAGTTAAACTCTCCAGGGTGTACGAAGCAGGAGAAGAGATAACTGTAGCGCTACTGCGAGAAAACAGTGTATTTGGGGTTTTGTCCCTACTAACGGGAAACAAGTCTGATCGTTTTTATCATGCAGTTGCTTTTACGCCTGTGGAATTGCTTTCAGCACCTATCGAACAGGTGGAACAAGCACTCAAGGAAAATCCAGAATTATCGATGTTAATGCTGCGGGGTTTATCTTCGCGCATTCTTCAGACAGAGATGATGATTGAAACTCTCGCTCACCGCGATATGGGTTCAAGATTAATAAGTTTCTTATTAATTCTTTGTCGAGATTTTGGTCTTCCTTGTGCAGATGGAATCACAATTGATCTCAAGCTATCTCATCAGGCGATCGCTGAAGCAATTGGTTCGACTCGTGTGACTGTCACTAGACTACTAGGCGATTTGCGCGAAAAGAAGATGATTTCCATACACAAGAAAAAAATTACTGTCCACAAACCTGTGACACTAAGTCGGCAATTCACTTAATTGTACACAGAGAGCGGCATTCAGAAATATAGACACTCTTGTAGAAATAGGTAATGGGTAATGAGTAATAGGTAATGGGTAATGGATAAATACTTGTTAATTCCTTTTCCCCTTTCTCTTTACCCCTTTACCCAGTAATTTATCAACCTGCAATTCGCCACAGAAAATGCCTGAAAGTAGTAGGCTGTATCTGGAAGGATTTCTTCGGTAAATACAAACAGATGGCCACCGGGTACATCCTCATTATTGCAATCTTAATTTTGGGAGGCGTTATTGCCACCGTCGGCGATCGCATTGGCACGCGGGTTGGCAAAAAACGGCTCTCACTTTTCAACCTTAGACCCAAAAATACAGCTGTATTAGTAACAATCTTGACAGGGTTGGGCATTTCTGCATCAACCCTGGGCATTTTATTTTTAGCTGATGAAGGTTTGCGTAAAGGAGTTTTTGAGTTAGAAGATATTCAAAAAGACCTTAGGCGTAAACGCGTACAACTAGAAAATACGACCCAGCAACTTGATACAACCAAAACCGAACTAGAGCAAGCCAGGAAAGAACAAGCCAAAGCTCAGCAGGATCTGCAAGAAATTAACAAATCTTTACAAGCAGCCAACGCTAAGCAACAGCAAACGCAAGCCCAACTCAACCGTACAATTAATCAACAAGCAAAAACTCAAACCCAACTCCAAGGCACTCAAAAGCAATTGAGTCAAGTGGCAAATCAATATGAAAAAGCCATAGCCCAGCTACAAAACGTTTATCAAGAAAGGAACAGACAACTAGAGGAAATTAAACGACTAAAAGCAGAACGCCAAAAACTTTATGAGCAAGCGAAACAAGCCGTTGCTGAAGCGCAAGCTGCTATAGACAAACGCGATCGCGAACTAGCCAAGCGTCAGGAAGTGATTCAACAGCGTGACCAGACAATTGCCAAACTGGATGCGGTTATTCAAAAGCGTAATCTCGAAATTACAGCTAGGGAGAAAATTATTGCTCAACGAGAAACCCGCCTCAAAGAACTAGAAACACAACAGGATTTTCTCGAACAGGAAGTTGCACGTCTAGAGAAATATTATCGGTCTTATCGTGATCTTCGTTTAGGAAAACTGGCTATAGCCCGGGGTCAAGTTCTAGCGGCTGGGGTTGTGCGTATAGAAAAACCTGCTGCTGCGCGCCAAGCAGTAATCCAGCTATTAAAAGAAGCTAATAAAAATGCCAGTATGGAATTAAGTGAACCTGGCACTACCACCCCTCCAAATTTGCAGATACTACGTGTCACTGAAGAACAAGTTGAACAGTTAAGTAATCAGATTAAAGATGGTCGAGATTACGTGGTGCGGATTTTCTCTGCGGGTAACTACGTCAGAGGAGAAAAACCAATCGAATTTTTTGCTGATGCATCACTAAATCAAATTGTGTTCTCTGGAGGCGAAGTACTAGCTACAACTACAGCTGATCCCAAAAACATGACATCCTACCAACTGCGACAGCGCCTAGAACTGTTGATTTCTGCTTCTCAATTTCGCGCACGGAATGCTGGAATTTTAGAAGATATTCAAATAGATGGTACTTTTCTGCGCTTTATTGCCCAGTTGCGACAATATGACCAAGCAATAGATATTAAAGCAGTTGCCGCACAAGACACATATACCGCCGGGCCGTTGAAAGTAAGATTGTTAGCAATTAAAAATGGACAAGTGATTTTTAGTACTTAATTTTTTAGTAGGTAGAGACGCGATTAATCGCGTCTGTACATTACGATTAATCGCGTCTGTACATTACGATTAATCGCGTCTGTACATTAGTAGTTAGTAGCCAATAAATAATAACCAATAACCAATAACCATTAACCAATCATCACTAACCACTAACCAATAACCATTATCTAAAATCGTATTTAATATGAATTTAAATGAATTTACACCAACTCAACCAGTGATCTTAGGATTCGACCCGGGTAAAGATAAATGTGGCTTAGCAGTGATGGGACTGGATCGAAAGCTACACTATCATCGGGTTGTACCTTCGACTGAAGCGATCGCTACCATTGAAACACTGCGACAAAAATTTCCCATCTCTCTAATGGTTATGGGCGATCAAACCACAGCTAAAGGCTGGAAACAGCAACTACAGCAACAATTGTCAGATCCGTTAAATATTATGTTGGTCGATGAACGCTACACCAGTTTAGAAGCACGTGATCGCTATTGGCAAATGTTCCCACCCCAGGGAATCACTAAACTGTTACCACAAGGAATGAGAACACCTCCAAGACCAATAGATGACATTGTTGCTATTCTCCTCATCGAAAGATATCTTAGTCGCCTGACAGAGTCAGTAAAATAAATGATGAATTATGAATAATAAAATTTTATATTTCATAACTCATCATTCATAATTTTTACAGTTCTGCCCGAATAGTAAAAGCATAGTCTCCTCCTGGTTCTAGTTGATAATCTTTTTGCTCTAAAAAACGACCAAGAGGCTCTTTAATTAAAGCACGACCTTGTGATGGTTTGACAGACAATTCTCCTCGGGGAAAATGCCATTGAAACTGCCACTCAAAATCTCCCGCTCTGACTTCTCCTTCCAGTAAGCCCTGTTGCCAAGATTGACGGGTAATCCTAACATGGGCAGTTGTTTGTGGTAAACGCTTAGCACTCACGTTGCTTGATGTCAAGTAACAATAACAGATGATCAGTTATAGCTTTACATTTATACAAAATACATCAAATATACCTATGGAAGTAAATCAAATACTTTAGTGTCTTAGCTTCATGACTTTCGCAGTTGAGTCAAGGTTAACAGAGAAGGGGAAGAGAATTGCAGCAGCCACCAAAAAATTTTCCTTTACCTCTTGACAATCATCTCTTCATTTGACATATTTGTATATATGCAAGTTTGCGGGTATAGCTCAGTGGTAGAGCGTCACCTTGCCAAGGTGAATGTCGCGCGTTCGAATCGCGTTACCCGCTTCAAGAAAGAGTACCATAATCAAACTCTAGGAATAAACGATAGAGTTGAGCTACTGGTGAGTTGTGGGATTGTCGTTGTTGTAGAAGGCAATACCTACCTGTGGGAAATTATATAGCTGAAGAAATTAGCTATAGCAGCTTAGCATCAACTGGATATTAAAGTATATCTAACGCGCCGGGATTACTTCAGTGTTAGATAGGCGATCGCAACTGCATTTTGTAAAGCTGCGCTTGATTGGGTTGCAGCAAAAGATACAGGAAAGATGGTTGCATGCCATAGTCAAAGCAGTACCATTGGAACTTGCAGTTCCTTATACTAATTCAAAAAATATTTAAGGGCAGATCCCCACCCCACCCCACCCGCCTAACATTACCTTAAGCGAGATCCTACCTTAGACACACAAGTCTGAAATAGCTTATGAATCCTGGGTTTACCCCACTCTAACCCTCCCCTTTACAAGAGGAGACTGGATTTGTTGTTTCCCCACGATATTTTGGGGAATTAAGAGGGGTAAATCCAACTTCTATGTATATGGTAGCCCCAAGATTGAGGAGGATTGGGGAGGGATTTTATCATTATTTATGTGTTGCATTCTTTTTTCAAATTGGTATTAGGTGTAGATCCCAATAATCTACAAACAGCTTATTAAACTTGAGCTAAATATATATTGCTAATTTTTTAGCTTATTTCATTCTTATTTTCTTCTTATTTTTTCATTATTTTTAATTAATAAGATTTTAATACTTTGAACAGTAAACATGCTTGATCTCGAGTTAGTAGTTTAAAACAAAGTTACCTACCCAATTTCCAACTATCAAACACGATCTCGGAAGCGATTGACCGAACTTGATATAAAATCTCTACTAATAACGAATGACTTTTGACAAATGATCGTATTCATGAGTTAACTTTATGTGTCGGTCTGCTGAAAAATGTGGCAGATTATTATTGCTTTC
Above is a genomic segment from Fischerella sp. JS2 containing:
- the devC gene encoding ABC transporter permease DevC; translation: MIGFIQQLQRRTPLGWLQLNRHKSRFLVALSGIAFADLLMFMQTGFQAALYNSNTRLHRSLEADIVLINPQARNIANLSTFTRRRLFQTMDVPGVKSAEAMYINTVSWKNPQTRKETMVLVIGFNPDQIAFNLPEVNSQLNKIKLPDTVLFDRGSRGDYQEAIAQIEQGKTVTTEIERRTITVSGLFKVGASFIADGSLITSDQNYLRLFPRKEAGSVNLGLIQVQPGYDPQQVATTLQKYLENEQDVKVLTKEEFVKFEEYYWQTNTAIGFIFSLGVSMGFIVGVIIVYQVLSTDVNAHMKEYATFRAMGYQNRYLLSVVFEEAIIMAALGFLPGFAISTGLYALTRSATNLPLYMTLARALQVLIMTIVMCMISGAIATRKVLAADPADMF
- a CDS encoding ABC exporter membrane fusion protein; amino-acid sequence: MLQNIKEGSFFPQSIFRPSIAIAAVVTLTIGGISVYTLQQSRSAEQQKAQQQLVQLPEVKTVTALGRLEPKGEVIKLSAPASSEGSRVEQLLVQEGDTVKTGQIVAILDSRDRLAAALEEAKEAVQVAQANLLQVKAGAKQGEIAAQTAEIDRLQVERETQITAQKATIARLEAEKNTQIEAQKATIAQLQAQLDNAQAEYQRYQKLYQQGAISASSQDSKRLTWQTAQQQLAEAKANLKRIEESLQEQLAEARANLTRIQASGQKQIESGKATLNRIAEVRPVDIAAVQAEVNKAIASVKRAEANLKQAYVQSPQDGQVFKIYTRPGELVSNDGIAEIGQTNQMYAVVEVYQSDISKVHPGQKVRLESDSIPGELYATVERIGWQIQRQNVINSDPSSNIDARVVEVHAQLDQASTQKAAKFTNLQVKAVIGDQGSRIEDKEDKGESEEITTKH
- a CDS encoding alkaline phosphatase, with translation MKLMDGDRLLPIRCRRRDFLLGAGFFTGLAVASQWRPVIAQPRFSSYPFSLGVASGDPLPNSVVLWTRLAIDPLHGGGMPPENIVVRWLIALDKNMTKIVRRGQTLATPELAHSVHVDVRGLEPDRWYWYQFRVGNEVSPIGRTRTAPALNTSIPQLNFAFASCQDWQNGYYTAYKHMADEELDLVVHLGDYIYEYEAQPDKLRQHIGSEILTLEDYRNRHAQYKTDPNLQAVHAKFPWIVTWDDHEVENNYAGLIPEDNQSQEAFVTRRAYAYQAYYEHMPLRRFSLPKGLDMQLYRRFTFGDLAEFNVLDTRQYRTDQPCDDGLKPRCSQALAEEATMTGKEQQQWLLKGLDNSSARWNVIAQQVMFAEYDFDPRPETGLFNMDQWDGYVAARNRILNFLAQRRPSNLVVISGDIHSSWVHDLKVNFKNPDSATVGTEFVGTSITSDFSTEFISPIKAALSDNPHTKFFDGAYRGYVRCNLTRDRWQSDYRVVSTITEQNASISTLASFIVENGQPGAQKI
- a CDS encoding TetR/AcrR family transcriptional regulator, with protein sequence MIRVKANEIERESSPEKVEQILQGAMQEFLAHGFAGTSMDRVAAAAGVSKATVYSHFADKEGLFKALIEQLARKKFQLIFGSEPLEGEPLQVLRQVGTRALEQMSTDQEHSAFMRVLIGESGRFPELAQICVNSMIKPTLDALNQYLASHPELKIADSEAMARILLGSLVHFHITQEVLHGENIIPMKGDRIIDTIIDLLEKSVQSS
- a CDS encoding DevA family ABC transporter ATP-binding protein codes for the protein MVISVQNLNHYFGKGQLCKQALFDINLEINAGEIVIMTGPSGSGKTTLLTLVGGLRSAQEGSLRVLGRELCGANDKALTLARRNNGYIFQAHNLHGSLTAVQNVRMGLELHDGLSPKEMYTRAAEMLEMVGLGNRLNYYPNDLSGGQKQRVAIARALVSHPKIVLADEPTAALDSKSGRDVVNLMQKLAKEQGCTILLVTHDNRILDIADRIVYMEDGRLANVPVAA